A genomic region of Nitrospinaceae bacterium contains the following coding sequences:
- a CDS encoding bifunctional O-acetylhomoserine aminocarboxypropyltransferase/cysteine synthase (catalyzes the formation of L-methionine and acetate from O-acetyl-L-homoserine and methanethiol): MAPDSKHNETIVLHAGFRSDSATNAVAVPIYQTSSYQFDSTEHAANLFGLKDFGNIYTRIMNPTCDVLEKRLAALEGGVAALAVSSGQSASMMAVQNVARAGDNIVSSTDLYGGTWNLFANQLKQMGIECRFVDPTDPENFRKATDDKTRAYYAETLPNPKLHVFPIKEVSDIGREFGIPLIMDNTAAHGLCKPFEHGAAIIASSCTKYIGGHGNSIGGIIIDGGNFDWKAYPERQPYLNEPDPSYHGAVWTVATEPLGPVAYIIKARVTLLRDEGAAMSPFNAFLFLQGLESLPLRMERHCSNATEVANFLKDHPKVDHVIHPSQMDGEFRRRADTYLKGGLGGLVGCVLKGGLESGQKFIDSLEMFYHVANIGDSRSLAIHPASTTHQQLSDEEQAATGVTPGYVRLSIGIEHIDDIKADLKQALDAA, from the coding sequence ATGGCCCCAGATTCGAAACACAACGAAACTATCGTCCTCCACGCCGGCTTCCGCAGCGATAGCGCCACAAACGCTGTTGCTGTGCCCATTTACCAGACATCCTCCTACCAGTTCGACAGCACAGAGCATGCCGCTAACCTTTTTGGGCTCAAGGATTTTGGCAACATCTACACCCGGATTATGAACCCAACCTGCGATGTTCTCGAAAAACGCCTCGCTGCGCTCGAAGGCGGTGTAGCCGCCCTCGCCGTATCCTCGGGCCAATCCGCCTCGATGATGGCAGTCCAAAACGTTGCCCGCGCAGGCGATAACATTGTCAGCTCAACCGATCTCTACGGCGGCACATGGAACCTGTTTGCCAACCAGCTCAAACAGATGGGAATCGAATGTCGCTTCGTTGACCCCACGGACCCCGAGAATTTCCGCAAAGCCACTGACGATAAAACGCGCGCTTATTATGCCGAGACGCTTCCCAACCCCAAGCTCCACGTTTTTCCGATAAAGGAAGTCTCGGATATTGGTCGCGAGTTTGGAATTCCTCTCATCATGGACAACACCGCCGCCCACGGCCTGTGCAAACCCTTTGAGCATGGCGCCGCCATCATCGCCTCCTCATGCACGAAATATATTGGTGGACACGGCAACTCCATCGGCGGCATCATCATCGATGGCGGCAACTTCGACTGGAAGGCCTACCCCGAGCGCCAGCCCTACCTGAACGAGCCCGATCCGAGCTATCACGGCGCCGTCTGGACGGTCGCGACCGAGCCCCTTGGCCCTGTCGCCTACATCATTAAGGCCAGGGTCACGCTGCTGCGCGACGAGGGTGCGGCAATGAGCCCGTTCAACGCCTTCCTATTCCTCCAGGGCCTCGAATCGCTACCCCTCAGAATGGAGCGGCACTGCAGCAACGCCACCGAGGTGGCAAACTTCCTCAAGGACCACCCCAAAGTGGACCACGTCATCCACCCAAGTCAGATGGATGGCGAATTCCGCCGCCGCGCCGACACCTACTTAAAGGGCGGACTGGGCGGACTCGTCGGCTGTGTGCTCAAAGGGGGTCTTGAGTCCGGGCAAAAGTTCATCGACTCGCTTGAGATGTTCTACCATGTCGCCAACATCGGCGATTCGCGTAGCTTGGCGATTCATCCCGCCAGCACAACGCACCAACAACTCTCCGATGAGGAGCAGGCAGCTACCGGCGTAACCCCGGGCTATGTGCGCCTTTCCATCGGTATCGAGCATATTGACGACATTAAAGCAGATCTCAAACAGGCGCTCGACGCCGCCTAA